The following coding sequences are from one Brienomyrus brachyistius isolate T26 chromosome 15, BBRACH_0.4, whole genome shotgun sequence window:
- the hmg20b gene encoding SWI/SNF-related matrix-associated actin-dependent regulator of chromatin subfamily E member 1-related isoform X1 → MSQSTKHQQTESSCSPNLNRGMLVMGGVKQEQSEAPLPRGTSSQDSAQEENTLSLTVQPVKKRGWPKGKKRKKVLPNGPKAPVTGYVRFLNERREQIRALHPDLPFPEITKRLGAEWSRLAPLDKQRYLDEAEREKQQYARELREYQQSEAYQITSAKIQDKKVKREELPSVIINASSFGQTGMKGSDLSNRFDVPIFTEEFLDQNKAREAELRRLRKANVEFEEQNHMLQKHIADMYSAKERLEAELGQDELRTKALQRHLLAVKHTLVNSLAAVPLPGTGETPSLGTLDSYLSRMSSMLESSPTEHRALLGQLKEVLSHFDSEKL, encoded by the exons ATGTCTCAAAGCACTAAACACCAGCAGACTGA ATCTTCCTGTAGCCCCAACTTGAATAGAGGGATGCTGGTCATGGGGGGAGTAAAACAGGAACAGAGTGAGGCCCCCCTTCCCCGTGGCACCAGCTCACAGGACTCGGCCCAAGAAGAG AATACTCTGTCCCTGACTGTTCAGCCAGTGAAAAAAAGAGGCTGGCCAAAAGGCAAGAAAAGGAAGAAGGTACTGCCTAATGGACCCAAGGCCCCTGTGACGGGCTACGTGCGCTTCCTCAATGAGCGGCGCGAGCAGATCCGTGCCCTGCATCCTGACCTGCCCTTCCCAGAAATAACCAAGAGGCTGGGTGCCGAGTGGAGCAGGCTAGCCCCGCTGGATAAACAG CGGTACCTTGATGAAGCTGAACGGGAGAAACAGCAATATGCAAGGGAACTCAGGGAATACCAGCAGAGTGAGGCTTATCAGATCACCAGCGCCAAGATCCAGGACAAAAAAGTCAAGAGAG AAGAGCTTCCATCTGTGATTATCAACGCCAGTAGTTTTGGCCAAACTGGAATGAAG GGCTCAGACCTTTCCAACAGGTTCGATGTTCCCATCTTTACAGAAGAGTTCTTGGACCAGAATAAAG CACGGGAGGCTGAGCTGCGGCGCCTCCGCAAAGCCAACGTGGAGTTCGAGGAGCAGAACCACATGCTGCAGAAGCACATCGCCGACATGTACAGCGCCAAGGAGCGCCTGGAGGCCGAGCTGGGCCAGGACGAGCTACGTACAAAGGCCCTGcaacgccacctgctggccgtCAAGCACACCCTTGTCAACAGCCTGGCTGCGGTGCCCCTACCTG GTACCGGTGAGACTCCCTCACTGGGTACGCTGGACTCGTACCTGAGCCGGATGAGCAGCATGCTGGAGAGCAGCCCCACCGAGCACCGTGCCCTGCTGGGCCAGCTCAAGGAGGTCTTGTCTCACTTTGATAG TGAGAAGCTCTGA
- the hmg20b gene encoding SWI/SNF-related matrix-associated actin-dependent regulator of chromatin subfamily E member 1-related isoform X2, with protein sequence MLVMGGVKQEQSEAPLPRGTSSQDSAQEENTLSLTVQPVKKRGWPKGKKRKKVLPNGPKAPVTGYVRFLNERREQIRALHPDLPFPEITKRLGAEWSRLAPLDKQRYLDEAEREKQQYARELREYQQSEAYQITSAKIQDKKVKREELPSVIINASSFGQTGMKGSDLSNRFDVPIFTEEFLDQNKAREAELRRLRKANVEFEEQNHMLQKHIADMYSAKERLEAELGQDELRTKALQRHLLAVKHTLVNSLAAVPLPGTGETPSLGTLDSYLSRMSSMLESSPTEHRALLGQLKEVLSHFDSEKL encoded by the exons ATGCTGGTCATGGGGGGAGTAAAACAGGAACAGAGTGAGGCCCCCCTTCCCCGTGGCACCAGCTCACAGGACTCGGCCCAAGAAGAG AATACTCTGTCCCTGACTGTTCAGCCAGTGAAAAAAAGAGGCTGGCCAAAAGGCAAGAAAAGGAAGAAGGTACTGCCTAATGGACCCAAGGCCCCTGTGACGGGCTACGTGCGCTTCCTCAATGAGCGGCGCGAGCAGATCCGTGCCCTGCATCCTGACCTGCCCTTCCCAGAAATAACCAAGAGGCTGGGTGCCGAGTGGAGCAGGCTAGCCCCGCTGGATAAACAG CGGTACCTTGATGAAGCTGAACGGGAGAAACAGCAATATGCAAGGGAACTCAGGGAATACCAGCAGAGTGAGGCTTATCAGATCACCAGCGCCAAGATCCAGGACAAAAAAGTCAAGAGAG AAGAGCTTCCATCTGTGATTATCAACGCCAGTAGTTTTGGCCAAACTGGAATGAAG GGCTCAGACCTTTCCAACAGGTTCGATGTTCCCATCTTTACAGAAGAGTTCTTGGACCAGAATAAAG CACGGGAGGCTGAGCTGCGGCGCCTCCGCAAAGCCAACGTGGAGTTCGAGGAGCAGAACCACATGCTGCAGAAGCACATCGCCGACATGTACAGCGCCAAGGAGCGCCTGGAGGCCGAGCTGGGCCAGGACGAGCTACGTACAAAGGCCCTGcaacgccacctgctggccgtCAAGCACACCCTTGTCAACAGCCTGGCTGCGGTGCCCCTACCTG GTACCGGTGAGACTCCCTCACTGGGTACGCTGGACTCGTACCTGAGCCGGATGAGCAGCATGCTGGAGAGCAGCCCCACCGAGCACCGTGCCCTGCTGGGCCAGCTCAAGGAGGTCTTGTCTCACTTTGATAG TGAGAAGCTCTGA